Genomic window (Palaemon carinicauda isolate YSFRI2023 chromosome 42, ASM3689809v2, whole genome shotgun sequence):
CCCAAACTCTGTATTGACACTGGATCGACCTTgattacgaaagagagagagagagagagagagagagagagagagagagagagagagagagagagagagagagattttgcgatGGGTGGGAGTTGCATTACAAATAAATTTGCcgtataaaaacggtaaaaatcctagattattattattattattattattaattattactatttattatttattattaaatattaattattattaattattaattattaatcatgaatcattaattattaaatactaattattattattattattattatcattattattattataatcattattatcatgattattattattattacttgctaagctacaaccccagttggaaaagcaggatgttataagcccaggagctccaacagggaaaatagcctactgaggaaaggaaacaaggaaaaataaaatatttcaagaccagtataaaaactataaaaaattaacaatagaataagaagagaaataagatggaatattgtgcccgagtgtaccctcaagcaagagagtgatATTAGCAGTCactaaaccgtaaaagataataacaaaatagggtaaaaattacggtcgcctgtattttactgaaatacggctaagaccaatatatttttccggagaatttccaattaaaattgcggCTTTTTTAAGTGTATTTAGTTTTAtcgaagtgttttaaacgttataaagtctgtttgagcaaagatctgaaagtaattttagtttttttggaAACGTTTTAGAgcaagctgaagaagaatttgtagcgaagtTAAGACcaattgacccacaaactgaaggcatgaaagcggAAAGGGATGTAGAGAccgagattcgacgaattgcattGGACTacgacacacacatacgcacgcacacacacacacacacgcacgcacacacacacacacacataaaaaaaacccaaaaaacgGAGGGATGCAGAGGCTGTGATTCGACGAATtacagtgacatatatatatatatatatatatatatatatatatatatatatatatatatatatatatgtatatatatttgtatatatatatattatatatatatatatatatatatatatatatatatatatgtatatatatatgtatacacacacacacacacatatatatatatatatatttatatgtcactGTAATTCGTCGAATCACAGCCTCTGCATCCCTCcgttttttgggtttttttttgtgtgtgtgtgcgtgcgtgtgtgtgtgtcgtatTCCAATGCTATTCGTCGAATCTCGGCCTCTACATCCCTTtccgctttcatatatatatatatatatatatatatatatatatatatatatatatatatatatatatatatatatatacatacgcgcgccaagaaaaaaaaaaccgaagggatgtagaggctgagattcgacaaattacagtgacatatacacacaaacacacaaaatacGGAATAGGATGTAGAGACTCTGAGATTCGAAGAATTGCATTggaatacaacacacacacacacacacacacacacacacacacaaaaaaaagtaattttgcgACAGAGTGGGAGTAACAGATTGCTCCACGCCATCACAGTTCCAAGAGAATGAAAGGTAAAAAAAAGGGAGACTTGGATTGAAAGTATCGATGTGAAATTGAAGTACTATTGCAGGTTCGACAGGTCAAAAGGTATATAAATGGTTCGATTGGGCATCTCTATATCGCATTCGACCTGTGCGCTGTTCAACGATATGTACTCGGTTTGTGAAGTGTGAAATTATTTTGGTTTTTGTGGGATTTCTTGGTTGAGAGTTCGTTTGGAATTAGCTTGGGTTCTATGTCAGTttgaagtatactgtatatatagtatatatttcatatatatatatatatatatatatatatatacagtatatatatatatatatatatatatatatatatatatatatatatatatatatatatatcatatgtatacatgtatatacacatattctgtacatatatagatatatattatatctatatacatacagtgtatatatatatacatatatatatacatatgtacatatatatatatattatatatatatatatatatatatatatatatatatgcatgcatgcatacatacatacatatatatatatatacatatatatatatatatatatatatatataatctagtcaCACACtgaaatatattcacacacatctgTTTACATATTTTCCATAACCAAACATAAACATCTTCACGCGCACTGTATAaactaaacaaaacaaataaaaaccatAACTGCATTATATTaacactacaaaaaaaaattaaataaaataaaaacccccAATTCATTTATTTCGCAGACACTAAGTTTATTCGTACTGGTGGTCTTGGCAACCAGCGAACCGGACGGGTATGGTACCCACTCCCATCATCACCACCATTTCGGAGGTGGACCAGCCGGAGGCTTCGGTATTCACCAACCCGTAGTTCCAATATTGGTCGACAATCGTCAGGAGCCCGATGCCTTTGGGTCCTACAGCTTTGTCTACGAGACTGCAGATGGCGTTAGTCGTCAGGAGCAAGGATTCCCCCAGGGGGTGACTGGGGCTGTGGCACAGCAAGGAGGGTGGTCGTAAGTGTTACTATTTCTTATTGGCGTATAAGTAGTGCAGACTCTATACTTCACTGGCGTAGTAGTGGTACAGAACCTATCCTTCATTGTCGTATAAGTGGTAGAAACTCTATTCTTCATAGGTATATAAGTGGTAGAAACTCTATCCTTTAATGACGTATAATTGGTACAAACTCTATCCTTCATTAGCATATAAGTAGTACAAACTCTATCCTTCATTGTCGTATAAGTAGTAGAAACTATCCTTTAATGACCTATTATTGGTACAAACTCTATCCTTCATTCGCATGTAAGTGGTACAAACTCTATCCTTCATTGGCGTATAAGTGGTACAAACTCTATCCTTCATTGGCGTATAAGTGGTACAAAATCTATCCTTCATTGGCATATAAGTGGTACAAACTCTATCCTTCATTGGGGTATGTGGTACAAAATCTATCCTTCATTAGCATAAAGTGGTACAAACTCTATTCTTCATTGACATATATGTGGTACAAACTATATCCTTCATTGGCATATAAGTGGTACAAACTCTATCCTTCATTGGCGTATATGTGGTACAAACTCTATCCTTCATTGGCATAAAAGTGGTGGAAATTATCCTTCATTGGTCTATATGTGATACAAACTCTATCCTTCAATGGGGTATAAGTGGTCCAAAATCTATCCTTCATTAGCATAAAGTGGTACAAACTCTATCCTTCATTGGCATATAAGTGATACAAACTCTATCCTTCATTGGGGTATAAGTGGTACAAACTATCCTTTATTGGCATAAGTGGTAAAAACTCTATTCTTCATTGGCGTATATGTTGTACAAACTATATCCTTCCTTGGCATATAAGTGGTACAAACTCTATCCTTCATTGGCGTATATGTGGTACAAGCTCTATCCTTCATTGTCGTATAAGTGGTAGAAACTCTATCCTTCATTGGCGTATAAGTGGTAGAAACTCTATCCTTCATTGGCGTATAAGTGGTAGAAACTCTATCCTTTAATGACGTATAATTGGTACAAACTCTATCCTTCATTGGCATAAAAGTGGTGGAAACTATCCTTCATTGGTGTATATGTGATACAAACTCTATCCTTCATTGGCGTATTATTGGTACAAATTCTATTCTTCCTTGACATAAGTTGGTGCAAACTCTATCCTTCGTTTGTGTATAATTGGTACAAACTCTATCCTTCATTGGCGTATTAGTGGTACAAACTCTATTCTTCATTGGCGTATAAGTGGTCCAAACTCTATCCTTCATTGGGCTATAAGTAGCACAAACTCTATCCTTCATTGGCATATATATGGTAAAAActctatctttcattctcgtgtaaGTGGTACAAACTCTATCTTTCATTGGCGTATAAGTGGTACAAACTCTAACATTCATTGGCGTATAAGTGGTACAAACTCTATCATTCATTGGCGTATATGTGGTACAAACTCTATCCTtcattgacgggttgcgtacagtagTTTTATATATTAAACCTTAATAGTAATAATGTATCATTTCTTTTCAGCATCTAAAACTGTATGTTTATTTGACTATGACATAATATTTGTTGCTTAAAAATTCCAATACACATAAGAATATGGGAAGAACTTGCATCTGGATCAGAAAAGGCTTCATTTAAATTCTGAATATGGATTATAAAACCTGACCTGTTgcaaaaaaataaaaccataaaatgtCAAGCAAGTCTGGATATTTTAAAGAAAGATAAATTGATTCTGTCATGAGGGCAACACGATCTATTCTGAAGTTCCAAAGCCCTGTCCTCTCGATCAAGCAtgctcgacgggcaaacagtgataccaaagcagaataggtagtgagaatgagggcTGATGACGTCAAAAGccggaaaaccacaggcagggatctaGCTATAAACAGCgctgccagatccctgtctgtggttttccctcTTCCGACGTCATCATCCCTCATTCTCAGTACTTATTgggatctggtatcactgtttgcctgtcgagCATGCTTGATGGGGTGAACAGGACTTGAGAAGCAGTTTTGATTGCAAATACCTAGAATGTTTATGTCAATTTTACAAAATGCACTGAAGGTTGTAAGCAACATTACCAAAATGTACAATTATTGTTATTTCCCCTAGTTGTATTCAAACAGTGCAGTAAGTTCCAGCGATATCAAACTATTTGTTTCTTTAAATGTTTTCTaattcttccccaccgttatccttacattcaAAGTGGAGGCTCATGAAAACTGAGGTACAGTTGCTCCTAAACCTATTGGCGCATGTTATGATTGAAAATTTCGGAATATTTCGTGAACTGCTTTTTTCGTGACTGTTGGCTGAAACAAATCTCCTTTTCCAATTCTTATCATTGCTGGTCTCAAAATTTTTATCCAAAAGATGCCCAATAGGTTTTGGAGCGACTGTACATGATCACTATCCTTGTCGCTATATAGACGAGTTGTACGATAGAACACAAACCACTGCTTATAAAGTCATTCAAAACTCAAGACAAAATATTAATCGATGCTCACCACAACAGGTTCACCCTTCCTGATGGCACCCCAGCCGCATTCAACTTTATTGCAGATGAAAATGGTTTCCGAGTGGAGTCCGATCTACTTCCCACACCTCCACCTCTCCCTGCACACGCAATTGCACAGATAGAAAAAGCACGTTTGGAGGATGCTGTTGGTGCATCAGGGAATCAAGGCTTCTTTGGTTCACCTTCAGCACCAGCTTCCCAATTCTCTCGTCCATCTAGTCAGTATGGGGCTCCACCAGTTTCAGCTTCCCAGTTTTTGCGGCCCTCTAACCTATTTGGTTCTTCATCATCTCTAGCACCACAGTTTGGTACAGTATCACCTCCAGCTCCTCCATTCCCTAGACCCTCTACCGAATATGGAGTTCCATCACCCCCAGCACCACCTCAATCTCCACGTTCATCAAACCGATTTGGTGCTGGTTCATCTCAGTCTTCACAGTTCTCTAAACCATCTGCACTTTACGGAGCACCACCAGCATCCGTTCCGCAATTCTCTCGACCATCCAACCCATTCAGTCCTGCGTCATCTCAATCTTCACAGTTCTCTAAACCATCTGCACTTTACGGAGCACCACCAGCATCCATTCCACAATTCTCTCGACCGTCCAACCCATTCGGTTTTGCATCAGCTTCAACGTCACAATTCTCCAGACCATCTAACCTATTTGGGGCTGCTTCAGCTCCAGCCCAACAGTTCTCTCGGCCATCTACCCAATATGGACCTCCATCTCAACACTTTCAAGGTTAATGCAGTCTAACTTCATGAAATCATTTTATATTCAAACAAAATGTTCAATGTTCACTTCAGGTATTTTAGACGCAAGTGTTTGTTATTTTTGACAAATTAAAAGACCACTATTCAGTCTGTACTCTTCTTGCTCAAGGAATATAACAAACCATGCTTATATTTGTTGAATGGTTAAATATTATGTACTTGTTAAAGAAAATGAACTCTCGCACAACATCCACAGTGTTTCAATAACACCCTCTGCCTAAAAGTCCTAGAGTGTCGCATAGAAACCACAATTGAAACGCCTTTCAATAAATTAACTATTGTAAATGcatatcattatatatttcaaaGTGTGTTACTTTTGTTTTTAGGAGCGATTGGAAAACTCAGTATTTCTTATTATCTGGTAACTTTTGACCGGAGGTTGAAGAACATTCATTGTTTACAAAATGCCATGGAATGAAAAGTCACTATGTAATGCAATATTTACCAACTGAAATCAATTCTAAATCAACAAAAAGATATTATTGTCTTAATAACTTTCTAGAAAGTAAAGAAAGCTATT
Coding sequences:
- the LOC137632842 gene encoding uncharacterized protein, giving the protein MVRLGISISHSTCALFNDMYSTLSLFVLVVLATSEPDGYGTHSHHHHHFGGGPAGGFGIHQPVVPILVDNRQEPDAFGSYSFVYETADGVSRQEQGFPQGVTGAVAQQGGWSFTLPDGTPAAFNFIADENGFRVESDLLPTPPPLPAHAIAQIEKARLEDAVGASGNQGFFGSPSAPASQFSRPSSQYGAPPVSASQFLRPSNLFGSSSSLAPQFGTVSPPAPPFPRPSTEYGVPSPPAPPQSPRSSNRFGAGSSQSSQFSKPSALYGAPPASVPQFSRPSNPFSPASSQSSQFSKPSALYGAPPASIPQFSRPSNPFGFASASTSQFSRPSNLFGAASAPAQQFSRPSTQYGPPSQHFQG